A window of the Corynebacterium minutissimum genome harbors these coding sequences:
- the argS gene encoding arginine--tRNA ligase: protein MNPEDLSALIKETAAAVLTEHELDAFVLPETVTVERPRNPEHGDYATNLALQVAKKAGAQPRELAQWLADALAGNDAIDEASIAGPGFLNIRLAAAAQGAIVAQVLNGGADFGSNTTYQGTKINLEFVSANPTGPIHLGGTRWAAVGDSLGRVLEASGAEVTREYYFNDHGGQIDRFARSLVAAAKGEPTPEDGYGGDYIKEIAQGVLEQNPDALDGGDAEVQEAFRSAGVEMMFAQIKESLHEFGVDFDVYFHENSLFESGAVEKSIQKLKDNGKLYESEGAWWLKSTEYGDDKDRVVIKSDGNAAYIAGDIAYVADKFDRGHDLAIYMLGADHHGYIARLRASAQALGYNPEAVEVLIGQMVNLVRDGQAVKMSKRAGTVITLDDLVEAIGVDGARYSLVRSSVDSSLDIDLGLWASQSADNPVYYVQYGHARICSILRKAAELGFDTAALADAPLDLLTHDKEGDLIRTLGEFPEVVATAATLREPHRIARYAEELAAVFHRFYDQCQVLPKTDEATEPIHSARLALANATRQVMANALTMVGVSAPEKM from the coding sequence ATGAATCCTGAAGATCTTTCCGCCCTGATCAAAGAGACCGCTGCGGCCGTCCTTACCGAGCATGAGCTGGACGCCTTCGTCCTGCCGGAGACCGTGACCGTCGAGCGCCCGCGTAACCCGGAGCACGGTGACTACGCCACGAACCTGGCCCTCCAGGTGGCCAAGAAGGCCGGTGCCCAGCCCCGCGAGCTGGCGCAGTGGTTGGCAGATGCCCTCGCCGGCAACGATGCCATCGATGAAGCCTCCATCGCAGGCCCGGGATTCCTCAACATTCGCCTTGCCGCCGCAGCGCAGGGCGCTATTGTGGCCCAGGTCCTCAACGGCGGTGCAGACTTCGGTAGCAACACCACCTACCAGGGCACGAAGATCAACCTGGAGTTCGTTTCCGCGAACCCGACTGGCCCGATCCACCTGGGTGGTACCCGCTGGGCCGCCGTGGGTGACTCGCTCGGCCGCGTGCTCGAAGCCTCCGGCGCGGAAGTTACCCGCGAGTACTACTTCAACGACCACGGCGGACAGATCGACCGCTTTGCGCGTTCGCTGGTGGCCGCCGCCAAGGGCGAACCCACCCCGGAGGACGGTTACGGCGGCGACTATATTAAGGAAATCGCGCAGGGCGTGCTCGAACAGAACCCGGACGCCCTCGACGGTGGCGATGCCGAAGTGCAGGAAGCCTTCCGCTCGGCGGGCGTGGAGATGATGTTCGCCCAAATTAAGGAGTCCCTCCACGAGTTCGGCGTGGACTTCGACGTCTACTTCCACGAGAATTCCCTCTTCGAGTCCGGCGCGGTGGAAAAGTCCATCCAGAAGCTCAAGGACAACGGCAAGCTCTACGAGTCCGAGGGCGCATGGTGGCTGAAGTCCACCGAGTACGGCGATGACAAGGACCGCGTGGTTATTAAGTCCGATGGCAATGCCGCCTACATCGCCGGTGATATCGCCTACGTGGCCGATAAGTTCGACCGCGGACACGACCTGGCCATCTACATGCTGGGCGCGGACCATCACGGCTACATCGCTCGCTTGCGCGCATCCGCCCAGGCTCTCGGGTACAACCCAGAGGCCGTCGAGGTCCTCATCGGCCAGATGGTTAACCTGGTCCGCGATGGCCAGGCGGTGAAGATGTCCAAGCGTGCGGGCACTGTCATTACCCTCGATGATCTTGTTGAAGCCATCGGCGTCGACGGTGCGCGCTACTCCCTGGTGCGCTCCTCCGTGGACTCCAGCCTGGACATCGACTTAGGCCTGTGGGCTTCCCAGTCGGCGGATAACCCAGTCTACTACGTGCAGTACGGCCACGCCCGCATTTGTTCCATCCTGCGTAAGGCAGCGGAACTGGGCTTCGACACCGCCGCGCTTGCCGACGCCCCCCTCGACCTCCTCACCCACGACAAGGAAGGCGATCTCATCCGCACTCTGGGCGAGTTCCCCGAGGTGGTGGCTACCGCAGCGACCCTGCGCGAGCCGCACCGCATCGCGCGCTACGCCGAGGAACTG
- a CDS encoding L-lactate permease has protein sequence MSTFNITTDAIAGSVGATAAVSTLPLIAFFIMLLGLKARAHTSGAVALLVALLIAIFGIGMPADMALSSALRGGLFGLFPIVWVIITAIWFYEVTVSSGRFEDLRKTFDLLGDGDIRIQAILIAFCFGGLLEALAGFGAPVAITATMILALGVKPLKAATTVLIANTAPVAFGAVGIPVTTAGSVGGRTAEQTADIASLISLQVLLIAAVVPFFILFILDGMRGVKEAGPAAAVIGVSFAIAQWAAATFFAYQLTNVVACIVSLGAGFLFLRVWKPKGVDSLRERMELPAQEEVSDLNGRRIWMALLPYAVVTAVFAVATAWPAIFGFIQLNIPWPLLDGTIIDADGNAMDTAFKFNVLGNPGTLLLISGIIVAIIYMAFNENGRYTLEASEPLAKFGEVINRMKFSALTIILVLALAYTMNYSGQTISIGQFVASVGGIFALFSPVLGWIGTAVTGSDTSANALFANLQVTAADRIGVNPDLMLAANTSGGVVGKMISPQSLAIAATAVKMEGEESRIFKAVVGYSVAFLAVVCIIVFLMTNVLGFLVP, from the coding sequence ATGTCAACCTTCAACATCACCACCGATGCCATCGCTGGCAGCGTGGGAGCCACCGCTGCGGTCTCTACCCTGCCGCTGATCGCGTTCTTCATCATGCTGCTGGGCCTCAAAGCCCGCGCTCACACCTCGGGAGCAGTCGCACTCCTTGTGGCGCTTCTCATCGCCATCTTCGGCATCGGCATGCCTGCCGATATGGCACTGTCCTCCGCACTACGCGGCGGCCTCTTCGGCCTCTTCCCCATCGTTTGGGTCATCATCACCGCCATTTGGTTCTACGAAGTGACCGTGTCGTCCGGCCGCTTCGAGGACCTACGTAAGACCTTCGACCTCTTGGGCGATGGCGATATCCGTATCCAGGCCATCCTCATTGCTTTCTGCTTCGGTGGCCTGCTGGAGGCCCTCGCCGGCTTCGGTGCACCGGTGGCTATTACCGCCACGATGATCCTGGCGCTGGGTGTGAAGCCCCTAAAGGCCGCCACCACCGTGTTGATTGCGAACACCGCCCCGGTGGCCTTTGGTGCTGTGGGCATCCCGGTCACCACCGCCGGTTCCGTCGGCGGCCGTACCGCCGAGCAGACCGCGGACATCGCCAGCCTGATCTCCCTGCAGGTGCTGCTCATCGCTGCGGTCGTGCCCTTCTTCATCCTTTTCATCCTCGACGGCATGCGTGGCGTCAAGGAAGCCGGCCCCGCCGCCGCGGTCATCGGTGTGTCCTTCGCCATCGCGCAGTGGGCAGCCGCCACGTTCTTCGCCTACCAGCTCACCAACGTCGTGGCCTGCATTGTCTCCCTGGGCGCGGGCTTCCTCTTCCTGCGTGTATGGAAGCCCAAGGGCGTCGACAGCCTGCGTGAGCGCATGGAGCTGCCCGCCCAGGAAGAGGTGTCCGATCTTAACGGCCGCCGCATCTGGATGGCGCTGCTGCCCTACGCGGTTGTCACCGCCGTCTTCGCCGTAGCCACTGCGTGGCCAGCCATCTTCGGTTTCATCCAGCTCAACATCCCGTGGCCGCTTCTCGACGGCACCATTATCGACGCCGACGGCAACGCCATGGACACCGCCTTCAAGTTCAACGTCTTGGGCAACCCGGGCACCTTGCTTCTCATCTCCGGCATCATCGTGGCTATCATCTACATGGCCTTTAACGAGAACGGCCGCTACACGCTGGAGGCCTCCGAGCCGCTGGCGAAGTTCGGCGAAGTTATCAACCGCATGAAGTTCTCCGCACTGACCATCATCTTGGTTCTGGCGCTGGCGTACACCATGAACTACTCGGGCCAGACCATTTCCATTGGTCAGTTCGTAGCATCCGTCGGTGGCATCTTCGCACTCTTCTCCCCGGTCCTGGGTTGGATTGGTACCGCCGTGACAGGTTCCGATACCTCCGCCAATGCGCTCTTTGCCAACCTGCAGGTCACCGCCGCCGACCGTATTGGCGTCAACCCGGATCTCATGCTGGCAGCCAACACCTCAGGTGGTGTTGTGGGCAAGATGATTTCTCCGCAGTCCCTGGCCATTGCCGCTACCGCAGTGAAGATGGAAGGCGAGGAGTCCCGCATCTTCAAGGCCGTCGTGGGCTACTCCGTAGCCTTCCTTGCCGTCGTCTGCATCATCGTCTTCCTCATGACCAACGTTCTGGGCTTCCTCGTTCCGTAG